The Oryzihumus leptocrescens sequence TGCAGTCGCCCTTGTCGGCACCGACGAAGTCGGCCAGGCCGGCGCGCTCGGCGTCGGTGAGGTTCTTGGCGACCGGGCCGCCGAGCTCGCCGTCGTCACCGACGAGGACGTAGGCCAGGCCCTTGGCGCCGCGCTGCTTGGCCCACTCCTGCCAGGCGTCGAGCTGCTTGCGCGGCTGCGACGCACCGCCCGGCATGACCACGGCACCGACGTAGGGGGCCTGGAACACGCGGAAGGTGGTGTCCTTGAAGAACTCGGTGCACTCCACGAGCTCGTTGCCGAAGCGCATGTCAGGCTTGTCGGAGCCGAAGCGCGCCATCGCCTCGTGGTAGGTCAGCCGCGGCAGGGGGCCCTGGACCTCGTAGCCGACGAGCGCCCACAGGGACTTCAGGATCGCCTCGCCGAGCTCGATGACGTCGTCCTGCTCGACGAAGCTCATCTCGATGTCGAGCTGGGTGAACTCCGGCTGGCGGTCGGCGCGGAAGTCCTCGTCGCGGTAGCAGCGCGCGATCTGGTAGTAGCGCTCCATGCCGGCGACCATGAGCAGCTGCTTGAACAGCTGGGGGCTCTGCGGCAGGGCGTACCAGCTGCCCGGCTGGAGGCGCGCCGGCACGAGGAAGTCGCGGGCGCCCTCGGGGGTGGAGCGGGTCAGCGTCGGGGTCTCGATCTCGACGAAGTCGCGCTCGGCCAGGACCGTGCGGGCGGCCTGGTTGACCTTGCTGCGCAGGCGGATCGCGGCGCCGGGGCCGGGGCGGCGCAGGTCGAGGTAGCGGTGCTTGAGGCGCGCCTCCTCGCCGACGGTGACGCGCTCGTCGATCTGGAACGGCAGCGGCGCGGACTCGCTGAGCACCTCGACGGTGGAGGCCACGACCTCGATCTCGCCGGTGGGCAGGTCGGGGTTGGCGTTGCCCTCGGGGCGCGGACGGACCTCGCCGGTCACCTTGACGACGAACTCGTTGCGCAGGTGGTGCGCCTCGGCCTCGGCCAGGACCTCGTCCCGCACGACCACCTGCGAGACGCCCGACGCGTCGC is a genomic window containing:
- the aspS gene encoding aspartate--tRNA ligase; translated protein: MLRSHEAGTLRADHAGQTVTLTGWVARRRDHGGVAFLDLRDASGVSQVVVRDEVLAEAEAHHLRNEFVVKVTGEVRPRPEGNANPDLPTGEIEVVASTVEVLSESAPLPFQIDERVTVGEEARLKHRYLDLRRPGPGAAIRLRSKVNQAARTVLAERDFVEIETPTLTRSTPEGARDFLVPARLQPGSWYALPQSPQLFKQLLMVAGMERYYQIARCYRDEDFRADRQPEFTQLDIEMSFVEQDDVIELGEAILKSLWALVGYEVQGPLPRLTYHEAMARFGSDKPDMRFGNELVECTEFFKDTTFRVFQAPYVGAVVMPGGASQPRKQLDAWQEWAKQRGAKGLAYVLVGDDGELGGPVAKNLTDAERAGLADFVGADKGDCIFFAAGAPKHSRALLGAARLEIGRRCGLIDESAWSFLWVVDAPLFEPAEDATASGDVAVGSGAWTAVHHAFTSPKAEYLDTFDTDPGPALAYAYDIVCNGHEIGGGSIRIHRRDIQERVFKVMGLSQEEAQEKFGFLLDAFAFGAPPHGGIAFGWDRIVALLAGADSIREVIAFPKSGGGVDPLTDAPAPITDAQRKEAGVDSTPEPREQPEA